TCATACCGGGGAATTAACTATAATATACCATATTTCACAGCATTTCAAAATAGTTTTTAGCGGTTGCCTGCGCGTATGCACTTGCGTTTGTCCGCTTGCGCGGATGCTCGAACGGACGCCAGTGAGGTTAATAGGCGGTTTTTTTCGCTATTAAAATTCTAATGGTCGCCATTGCGCTTATTTGCCCATTTTCATGGGTTTTGAGGTCGGATTCCAGCGAATAACGTCACCTGCGTCCGTTAAAATTTCAACAAGCCGTTTTTTCGCAGAATAGCGGCAAATACGTCCGTTAGCGCAATTAACGTGGGGCATGCGGGTCCAGTGAGGGTTAATATATCCGTTTGCACGACCAAAGGGACAAATGCAACCATTAGCACAATAGTGAGGGCAAATGCAATCGTTACCGCAGCCGGCAAGTGGCCAGCATAAGCAACGGCTGAATCCAGTGAAGTTTCGATCCGTGGTTCCAATTATCGCCACTTCCTCGTATGTGGGGCTTGGCCAGTTATGCACTGGGCGGTCAGAAGGTTAAGCAGGCCATTACCTTGTATGCGCAGCTCGGATTGGCCGATGGAAAGCGGGTGGATGGTTACGCGTAGGTGGTAAATAGGTGGTAAATCGGTAATGTAAAATTCTAACGGGCGCCACAGCCGCTATTTTGCCGATTTTGCGTGGTTTTGATTTTTAACGGTTCTATATGAGCTTATTTGGTCAAATTTGAGAAAAAAGTGTGCATTTCAACCGATTAGCCGCATTGGCGACCGTTAGAATTTCAAAAGTTCGAAATTCGGCGTATTAGCCTCTGTGGCGTCCGTTAGAGCGGAAACTCGCGTGGCGGCAGCTGCAAAGGTGGCAACTCGCGTGGCGGCAGCTGCATAGGCGGAAACTCGCGTGGCAGCAGCTGCAAAGAGGGATGGAGACAAGCGGTGGAAGTGGCGGCTTCTTTTACGATTATTTAGCGGCTAACAACTTCGCGCACCGCCCGGTAAAAAGCCTTCCACTCCGGTGACATTTCGTTGAAATGCGGGAGGTCGGCGTTATCCGGCCAGCTTGCTTCCTGGCCGTTGCGTTTGGCGCGCAAGCGAGCTTCCCGCTTTGCAATCGAATCCGCGTTGCTGTTTGCGTGCGGGCGGACACCCTGCTTTGCAATCGTAGCCGCATTGCTCTTGACGCGGGAGCGGGCATCCTGCTTCGCATTCGCAAGAGTGTTGCTCCCGGCGCGGGCGCGAGCATCCTGCTTTGCAACCGATACCGCGCCCTGTTCGGCTTTCCCCTCTTCCCGAGCCGAGTCTCGATGCTGATGCCGCGGCCGCTTTTCCTTCATTCGCTCTCTTTTCTGATTTGCCATCAAGATTCCTCTCCTTTTTACTGCGTGGAACCGTTGCGGGGCCCGATGCGGTAACTAGGGGTGGTCCAGCACGCGCCCGTTGCGGGGCCCGATGCGGTCACTAGGTGTGGTCCAGCGCGCGCCCGTTGCGGGGCCCGATGCGGTCATCGTGATGCGGGGGCGTCCCTACGCACACTGCTACTTACTTTCGTCGATCCATTCCCTGCGCAGCGCGAAAATATCCCGCAACTCGCTGGTGGACAATTCGGTGATCCAGTGCTCGCCCGCGCCGACGATTTGGCGGCTTAACCCTTGTTTGCGCTCGATCATCTCGTCGATCCTCTCCTCAAGCGTGCCCAGCGAAACGAATTTATGCACCTGCACGTCGCGCTTTTGGCCGATGCGGTAGGCGCGGTCGGTCGCTTGATCCTCAACGGCCGGATTCCACCAGCGGTCAACATGAAAAACGTGATTGGCGGCCGTCAAATTGAGCCCGGTTCCCCCGGCTTTCAGGGACAGCACAAAAATTCCGCTGTCGTTTTGCCGCTCGTCCTGGAACGTCGCGATCATGCGATCCCGCCTGGTTTTCGGCACACCGCCATGCAGAAACAGCACCCGCTCGCCAAGCCGCTTCTCCAAAAATTGAACAAGCATATGGCCCATCTCCACAAATTGCGTAAAGATCAAGCAGCGGTCGTCTTCTTCGCGCAGTTCGCCAACCATTTCCAGCAGCCGCGCTATTTTGTTGGAGCGAGGTACACGGGCCGATGCGTCCGTTCGCGTATCTTTTAAAATGAGCGACGGGTGGTCGCACACCTGTTTTAGCCGGGTCAAGACTGCCAGAATAAGTCCCCTTCGCTCCATCGGCGGCAGCCGGTCAAGCCGCGCGAACATATCCTCGAGAATCGTTTCGTACAGCGTGGCCTGCTCGGCTGTCAGGGAAACGTAGATTTTGCTTTCATTTTTTTCGGGCAAATCGAGTCGGATGGCCGGATCTTTTTTGACGCGGCGAAGCAAAAAGGGTTGAATCAACTTTTGCACCCGTTCGATCAATTTCGGGTTCTTCGTCTTTTCAATCGGATTCACAAATGTCGCGCGAAAATGGTTTAAACTTCCCAGATAATGCGGGTTGAGAAAATCAAAAATCGACCATAGCTCGGTTAGCCGGTTTTCGATCGGCGTGCCGGTCAGCGCAATGCGGTGGTTCGCTTCCAGCTTGCGGATGGCCGCGGCCTGCTTCGTGTAGGCGTTTTTGATGTTTTGCGCCTCGTCGAGGCAAAGCGTGCCCCATCGCACAGCGGTCAATTCGGCTTCGTCCAGGTGGGAGAGCGTGTAAGTGGTCAGCACTACGTCAGCGCCTTGTACGGAAGCGGCGAACGCATCGCCCTTGCGGCGGTTCGAACCGTAATGGATGTACAGCTTCAAATTCGGGGCAAAACGCCGCAGTTCCTTCTGCCAATTGCCAAGCACCGAGGTGGGGCAAATCAGCAGGGCGGGCGCATCCAACGCTCCATTTCGCTTCAAGTGAAGGACGTAGGCGATCCATTGTACGGTTTTGCCAAGTCCCATATCGTCGGCCAAACATCCGCCAAGACCATAGCGATGCAGAAAAACCATCCATGAACTGCCCTGAATCTGGTAATTGCGCAAAGTGCCGTGAAAATTTTCCGGAGCGGGGAAAAGGGGCAATTGTGTCGTTTTCTGCAACTGCGCGACCAATTCGGCCAAGTGCTGATTCAACTCGACTTCCATGCGGACTTCCTCGGCGGCATCAGCCTCGTCGATCTGCGTGATCGCGTCATGCCCGTTTGCGGAAAAGGCATCCGCAGCATCCGCGCCTGACAGATGCAGTTCCAGCACATCGCGGAAGGACAGCCCTTTTTTCTCCACCAGTTTCATTTTGCGCTGCAATTCCCGCAAGTAGCCGGGATCAAGATGGATCCATTGCCCGCGCAGGAAAATGAAGCGCCTTTTGCTGGCGGCCAGCTCGCGGAATTCCGCTTCGCTCAATTCCAGGCCGCCGATGGCCATTTTCCAGTCAAACTGCACGATTTGCTGCAGCCCAAAAAGCGACTCGCCTGCGGAGCCGACGGACGATCTTATTTTTGCTTTCAAACGCGGCTTCGTCCGCTTTACCGTATCCCACCACGACGGCAGCAGCACAGGGTAGCCGGCTTCCGCCAGATGCAAACTGTCTTCGGTCAAAAATCGCCACGCTTCTTCGTCGTCCAGTACGGCCTTCATGCGGCCAGCCGAAGTGCCCTGGGCCAGTCCGGGAACCGTTCGCAAGCAGCCGCGAACAAACCTTGCCACCGCGGACGGGAGAAAAGCGTTCCATTCCGCGGGAATTTCCGGGCCAATTGAAGGGCCGACCGACGCCCCCAAAGACGAGCTATCAGCGCCATCCGCTTTGGTCGGCGCGTCTGCCGGCGGCAGGCCGTCCAGATCGCAAACGGCCAATCGTTCCTCGTTGTTTTTATCCTGCAGCAAAAGCCGCAGCGTCCATTCGTCGCGTTCCCGCGGTTCAACCAACTGCAGCGAAATGCGAAACGGCGAAAGATCGATTTTCCAGCCGATCGACATAAGCCATTCTTCTTCAGCGGCGTTCATAGCTTCCGTGGCTCTCGCGACTCCCGCTGCATCCACCACTTCCACTGCTCCTGCGGCTTCCGCGACTCCCGCCGCATCCACCGCTCCCGCGACTCCCGCAATCTCCGCAGCGTTCGCCCGCAGAGCGTCGTCGCCGATTTCCGAAAGGGCCGGCGCGCTGCGCAATACGCCCGGATAACGGGCGGCAATTTTGCCGAAGGCGGCGCGGACTTCTCCTTCCGTTTCGATCATCCGCAGCAAGGCGCAATCAAACCAATCCTTGAGATACGCCGCCCCCAGCCGTTTTGCTTCCGCCACAATCCGCTCGTACGTTGCCCGCTGATCCTCCGGCACAATCATTTTCCAGCCGGGGAAGTCAAAGCGACGGCGGCGCATATCCGGCATAAACCGGCCCTCGCGCAGAGCAGCGTAAAAAAACGCCGCGGCTTCCCGCAACATGGCGGCTGTTTCATCCCATTCCAGCGCGGCATGCAGCAGCGGGCCCGATCCGGCAAAATAATCGAGCGCCATGAGCGGATCGAGCAAAATGCGCTGCCTTCCTTTTTCCTCGACAATTTCCAGCATCGTCCCGTAATACGAGCGCGCGTGCCAGCCGAACAGCTTGTTTTTCAACTCAAATATGTTTACCGCGTGTCTGCCCGAGATTCGTCCGTAAAGTAAAAAGCCTTTGTCGTTGACCCATTCGCAGTGAACGGCAATTTTCGGCTTTGTCATCGCATTCATGAAATCAGCTTTCCTTTCCGCAATTCCTCCTGCAGCGCGCGTAACCGATAATACTTGCCGCACAGCGCTTCTAAAAACCTTTGAAAATCATCCGCCCGTTTCAGTTTTTTGTAGCATTGGCCAAGCCTTCGCAATGCCTTAACGGCAATCCGGTAATATTCCCGATTTTTTTGCAGGATGCACAGCTCAACATATTGGTGGTAAATGGGGAGCAGCACTTCCGGCGCGGCTTTCTCCACTTCGCGCACTACATTTGCCTGCAATGGAGACGCCGACTTGCCGCAATCCATCGTAACGTCCGCCCATTCGGCATAACGCTTGGTTTCCAGCAAGCGTTTTGCGTATATGGCATAAGAGTGGGGCAGCAGATAGCGCATCGTCTCGGACCATTCCCGCTCCACCGGATGCCGGGCCGCGAGCGCATCCCAATATTCGAGATAATTGTTGAATTCGCTGCCGCCCTTTTTGATCAACGGGGCCATCCATTGCAGCCAGGCCAGCAGCCTGTCCCATTGTTGCTCGGTGTAAAATTGATAGAGATATTGAAACCAGTATTTGGGCTGCTTGCACACGGTGAGCCGGTCGATTTTTTCCATCGCGGCGCGGTCCTTACGTTCCAGCACATCCAAATGGATAAGCCCGCAACTGATACTTTCCCGGCTTTGCGGGGACAACTTATTGTGATCCAAAAGCTGTTGCAAATTCGCTCTTTCCGCAGCCACCCAATCTTTTACATTCAGCATGTGCGTCCAGATGACGCGGTAAATATACAGCCAGTCGGCAAAAACACCGTCGCAGTCGGCCAGCTGCTGCGAAAGATGCGGTATCAGCGCCTTCAAATAATCGGCAGCAACGTTTTGCGCCGCGGAATGATCGAAATCTTCCAGCAATCCATCCAATTCGTCCATACAATGTTGATAGACCCGGATGGCAAAAGGCGTATAAAAAGAATAGGCATACGAGTTCCCGTATTTCCGGGAATACGCGTCAAACCGCCCGATGATCTCAACATATGCAAATAGAAAAAACAGCAGCTCCAACGTGCCGTTGCGAAAACGGATATGCGGGAACACAGCGTCTTTTTTTTCCAAATCGTGATACAGCTTGACAAATCCGTGATCGCCGGTCAAATTGTAACGGTTGAGCCGCTCCCTGATATACGAAAGCCATTTTTGCGGCGTGTCCGTCTCGCTCACCACGGGTTCTTTTGCCAAATTTCGCGCGGTGGAAACGGTCTGCCGCTTTTTCCTCTGTTCCGCCTGTTGCCGCTTGAATTGCTCTGTTTCGGCTTCCCCGGCGATTTCCCGATAAAGCAACTCAGGCCGCTGTCCCGCCATAGCGATTGTCTGGAAAATAACGGCGACCATATGTTTGCAGAAGCCCTCATAGGGACACGTGCAGAAACTGATTGCGAAAAAGTCCGTATCCAGTTCAACTTTATAAGGCTGCCGCCGCGTACCGTTGACCTGCGAAATGATCTTCCCGTTCGGGATGAATTCGACCGCGCGCACCTTTTTCTTCAGATAATAGTCAAAACCTCTGTCGATCATTTCCGGCGCAAATCGGTTCTTCAGTTCTTCTTTCAAATAGTCCAATGCATGGGATTTGAGCGGAATGGCGGGCAAAACGGAACATCCTTTCCGTGAAAAAGCGTCATATATGCAAGTATATCATGTTCCTGCGCAGACGTGGAAGGCGCACGCGAAGCGCTGGAATTGCCGGCATCCCCGGTCGAAGATGACAGATATGGGAGAAAACCTTGTCACTCGGTTGTCTATGAAGTTATAATGATATGGGCTACATAAAATGACAGGTTTTTATGCGGTTTTGCAATCCGAATAATAGGGAGAGAAACCTTGTGGAAGAAGAAATCAGCTTGCGAGAGATTATCGAAACGGTCTGGAATGGCAAATGGATCATAACGGTCGTAACGGTCGCGGCGATGATCATATCGGGAATACTCAGTTTTTTTGTGCTTCCTCCCACATATGAAGCGACTTCGTTGGTCAGATTCAGCATCCCGCAGGTTGAGGGACAAACGGTAAACATCAACACCATTATGAATTCGTTTACGGAAACGACGAAAAGCGGCGCGGCGATCAACCGCATTATCTCCAAGCTGCAATTGGACAAGAAGGGCTACACGGTATCCGCACTAAAAAATGCGGTGCAAGTTCAACCCATCAAGGATACGAATGTGATTCGGATCTCGGTAAAAGGCAAAAATGCCGAAGATATTACGCTTATCGCCAATCTGCTGGCGTTTGAATTGGGCGCGCGGGCCGAAATATCGGACAGGGCC
The Bacilli bacterium genome window above contains:
- a CDS encoding DEAD/DEAH box helicase; this translates as MNAMTKPKIAVHCEWVNDKGFLLYGRISGRHAVNIFELKNKLFGWHARSYYGTMLEIVEEKGRQRILLDPLMALDYFAGSGPLLHAALEWDETAAMLREAAAFFYAALREGRFMPDMRRRRFDFPGWKMIVPEDQRATYERIVAEAKRLGAAYLKDWFDCALLRMIETEGEVRAAFGKIAARYPGVLRSAPALSEIGDDALRANAAEIAGVAGAVDAAGVAEAAGAVEVVDAAGVARATEAMNAAEEEWLMSIGWKIDLSPFRISLQLVEPRERDEWTLRLLLQDKNNEERLAVCDLDGLPPADAPTKADGADSSSLGASVGPSIGPEIPAEWNAFLPSAVARFVRGCLRTVPGLAQGTSAGRMKAVLDDEEAWRFLTEDSLHLAEAGYPVLLPSWWDTVKRTKPRLKAKIRSSVGSAGESLFGLQQIVQFDWKMAIGGLELSEAEFRELAASKRRFIFLRGQWIHLDPGYLRELQRKMKLVEKKGLSFRDVLELHLSGADAADAFSANGHDAITQIDEADAAEEVRMEVELNQHLAELVAQLQKTTQLPLFPAPENFHGTLRNYQIQGSSWMVFLHRYGLGGCLADDMGLGKTVQWIAYVLHLKRNGALDAPALLICPTSVLGNWQKELRRFAPNLKLYIHYGSNRRKGDAFAASVQGADVVLTTYTLSHLDEAELTAVRWGTLCLDEAQNIKNAYTKQAAAIRKLEANHRIALTGTPIENRLTELWSIFDFLNPHYLGSLNHFRATFVNPIEKTKNPKLIERVQKLIQPFLLRRVKKDPAIRLDLPEKNESKIYVSLTAEQATLYETILEDMFARLDRLPPMERRGLILAVLTRLKQVCDHPSLILKDTRTDASARVPRSNKIARLLEMVGELREEDDRCLIFTQFVEMGHMLVQFLEKRLGERVLFLHGGVPKTRRDRMIATFQDERQNDSGIFVLSLKAGGTGLNLTAANHVFHVDRWWNPAVEDQATDRAYRIGQKRDVQVHKFVSLGTLEERIDEMIERKQGLSRQIVGAGEHWITELSTSELRDIFALRREWIDESK
- a CDS encoding SWIM zinc finger family protein → MPAIPLKSHALDYLKEELKNRFAPEMIDRGFDYYLKKKVRAVEFIPNGKIISQVNGTRRQPYKVELDTDFFAISFCTCPYEGFCKHMVAVIFQTIAMAGQRPELLYREIAGEAETEQFKRQQAEQRKKRQTVSTARNLAKEPVVSETDTPQKWLSYIRERLNRYNLTGDHGFVKLYHDLEKKDAVFPHIRFRNGTLELLFFLFAYVEIIGRFDAYSRKYGNSYAYSFYTPFAIRVYQHCMDELDGLLEDFDHSAAQNVAADYLKALIPHLSQQLADCDGVFADWLYIYRVIWTHMLNVKDWVAAERANLQQLLDHNKLSPQSRESISCGLIHLDVLERKDRAAMEKIDRLTVCKQPKYWFQYLYQFYTEQQWDRLLAWLQWMAPLIKKGGSEFNNYLEYWDALAARHPVEREWSETMRYLLPHSYAIYAKRLLETKRYAEWADVTMDCGKSASPLQANVVREVEKAAPEVLLPIYHQYVELCILQKNREYYRIAVKALRRLGQCYKKLKRADDFQRFLEALCGKYYRLRALQEELRKGKLIS